A genomic segment from Aegilops tauschii subsp. strangulata cultivar AL8/78 chromosome 1, Aet v6.0, whole genome shotgun sequence encodes:
- the LOC109786852 gene encoding uncharacterized protein codes for MGSWKRTITTPFRKACTMLSPQHGGGRSDDQHGGSGHDGKKTPRTSHHLKRSGAAGAAAMAQGEVVESPSTTAQLYGDVMACAYEDVQVMWSMLDNKAKVLDTTAS; via the coding sequence ATGGGTTCTTGGAAGCGCACCATCACGACGCCGTTCAGGAAGGCGTGCACCATGCTCAGCCCGCAGCACGGCGGCGGCAGGAGCGACGATCAGCACGGCGGCAGCGGCCATGACGGCAAGAAGACGCCGCGCACGAGCCATCATCTCAAGCGGTCCggcgcggcgggggcggcggcgatggcgcaGGGCGAGGTGGTGGAGAGCCCGTCCACGACGGCGCAGCTCTACGGCGACGTGATGGCGTGCGCCTACGAGGACGTGCAGGTCATGTGGTCCATGCTCGACAACAAAGCCAAGGTCCTCGACACCACCGCCTCGTGA